A region of the Leopardus geoffroyi isolate Oge1 chromosome C2, O.geoffroyi_Oge1_pat1.0, whole genome shotgun sequence genome:
aaaaaaggggggggggaagtgggggTGGTTTACAATAAACAGCTTAAAGTATTCtacaaaagaaatttgttttcttgtcatGCATAATCAGATTATGTCCTCCCCTTCTCGTCAAACACGGTTTAAAGAACTATTGGTATTtggtttattataatttaaaaactgatacatgaaaataaaatttgatttatcaCCATGCTATCCATAAAAGATTGTAACTTGTTTCCAGATGATTGATTAGACAGGATAGAGTTCAATGAATGGCATGCCAGCACtgaaaattgaaagaaaacaaaacactttgcTAATAAGCTCCACTTTCCATTTTGGTAATACCAATGAGTTGTATTTAAAGACAGCAGtgtcaaatagaaaaagaaccaTCAGTAACTTTGAGGAGAGATGGGAGGAATCTAAGACCATTAAAGGCTATCTAATTGAAGGAAAACACTGAATTGCAAATAACTCAATGTGAATAATGGTATAAGCACACTGGGATATTTCTATTTGTATATAGAGTAGTGTTAGGACATTGCTTGATGATTCATAGTAAGGTCCTTTTAGACATTAATGTGAGTTATCTAAGTACAGTCCTATAAAAATAACtggctgtaaaaaaaaatgtcagctaAAATCAGGTCAAGAATTCATTGGTTTTATTCAGTTAGGAGAGTTAATTCTAAAATAAGCCATACTACTCATGCTTTCTTATTTATTAGTGATGAATTTGGTCTGaatagtaatttttatatataaaaggaaatatgtaCACAAAAATTTGCACAGCAAGAACACAGTTAAGATATattgatgcttttattttccttgatgaCCAGTAATTTTCCTAAGGAAGATTTTAACTTACTAGTCAATGAATTGTTcaaacacaaaatgttttttaaaataccctCTCAGATATGTTCCACTTGTACATTCTCTAAAAGAGGAAATTTAGTGATCTTTTACCTAGTAGTGTATTAATCTATAGCAgggataaaatgaacaaaaatacaaaggcaaattcttaaaaaatggaGCTACTAATGTGCCATTGTCAACCAAATATTCCAGTTATTCAAACAGACACATTTTTGTTCAAAGCAGATAATCTTGTCAGACCTTAGTATTATAGCTTCTTTAATGAAGTCACTAAGGAAGGGGCATTTCTTCAAGGTAGCATCCAGACTTTATCAAGTTGGGATTTCCAGGCcatgaggatttttaaaaattcccaattttattatttattcattcactactATGCAAGTGATAGTCACAAGTCCATTCCAATCaaatttaagtttttgttttgttgtgtagCCTACATTAGGCTGTgggatttacatttaaatgacaCATAAGTAAATGCAACTCAATCAGATTTTTAAATCCGTTAAggtcaactaaaaaaaaaaaaaatgttttccatatttcCTAAAGCTAAAAATATACTTGAGTTCTATTTCAGTTCAATATAAAGTACATCATGTAATAAAAAGTCTGTTTGGACACTATTTGgacagtgaggttttttttttaatagaatttctgctttgtatattttccagaagtttaaaattacaatttagcATTTTATCACATCTTTTAACTTTCACTTTTTATAAGTTGTGACTATTGACATAAATCCATGTctgaaaattgttatttttattcattatgcaGTTCATATCAAGAGGTTTTAAACATATTCCActtgttaattttatctttaatttgaggttttatttctacttttgtgttGCTAAGGGAAAACTATTTCTGAAACATTGAGATCAAATTGGCctataaataattaaatcaaggaatgttttataaaaatctatttggCTATGCTGTTCTAAACCTCTTTATATAATCCTCAAATAATTGCTATTGAAAGAATGTGTACATTTCATCATGTATGTCTTATAAAGCATAAACTTACATCATTTTGCTTTTGTGGGGTGCATAAACTTCCAACAGTTCTCATTGGGGatttggaagaaaaggaagcttTCTTATTCCTCAgttcttctcttttacttttctacTTCTTCTATTTTGAGGATGTGTTTATCTTACATGGACCAagtttcaatcttttttttttaataaaaatttccttcaaaacattaaatattaactttctGCTGTTTCAGTAAGGTCAAGAAAATAGCAAATCTGAATTTTTGCTGCTCAGATATTACAGAAAAGAGGGATCTCCGTGGACAAGGACACTGGTACTTTGGGCTCTAGccatatccatttttttaaaccaccgACTATATGAGTAGATAACTTATAACACTGAACTTGTGATTCTTTTCAAATCACACTTGAAGGTTCAGCCGTACTCCTTTCATGTTTGGTTTAAACTGTTgtatggatgaaaaacctaaaagGGATGATAgtgtttatcttttaatttatttggtaCTGTAAAACACCTTTTCAGAATGCCTAAATGCTGCATATGCATTTTGGAATTGTTAATATGTGAAAGATATTACAGATTCAGCAAGAAAGGAAATTTGTGCTTCCTTGTtgaacattaaattattttactttgcattttataAGAGTACAAATTAAAACTGAGCCATTGAACTGCAATAATTCAACAATAGCGTCTCATTTCAAGAAATTTTTTGTACTGTACATAGACTTGTTCAATAAAACATTGTCCTTGTTGGTAATGAAGTGTTCAGTTTTATGTAGCACATTGCTTCAAAAGGAATTAGGCTTAAGGTATATATTCAGTAAGAAATTTCTATTAGGTCTCCTAAGAGAGTAACTTAGTTAATATTACCATATTCagatgattaattaaaaaaaattttaaaatagaaaagtctAAAAGTTTACATAAAACCTTTTTAGACATTATTTTAACTTATGTCTACATGCAGGAATTACAAGTTGATAGAATGCTGGTTCCTCAAGTTATTTCAGGTACCCTTTGCAAACTTAGTAGGTGGACAAATTATCAGAACTCTTCAAATGAAAGACAGTGGATGGATTTATCTATGTTGGTAAATCTTCAAAGATGAAGAGCCTCTGGTGGAATtccaaacaaaaaaccaaacactggGAAGTCACTTTGAAATAAGATGTAAATATGATGAAAATTACTTCCTAAAAAGCATTTCAGTGGGACAATGTGTAAACCAATTAATCTGTACCTAAAAGTGAGGTCCGTGAGTGTGAGGGCTCCTACTTTTCTGGTTGACTAACAAAGCAAAACCCCCTACACTCAGCTATAACTTGCAACAGGAAAAGAATGAGAGCTGAAGTAGAAAAAGCACCTGTTTGATGCGATGAGATACCAATGCAAATGAAAGGACAGTGTCAAATACAGTGGTTTGTACATATTACAAACATGCTTGGAAAAACACTGACAAAGCTATGGAAGCACTCTAGACCTGAGATCTAGAATTCTCAGCCTATGCTTTACGATCATGATTTTAGACTACTAAATGTATTGAGGAAGTATTTAGATAAAAAATATTGggtttatctaatttttcttgaGACTTGAGGAATTTTGGGAAGCAGTCAAATATTACTAAGTGTGCTTCCACGATAAACAAATGAAGTTGCCTTTCAGTGCATAATATAAATTCCATACCAATTTCAAGAGCGAACTGATAAAAGAGTCAGAAGTTTGGGCTACATATCAAGACGTCAAATGGAGGCAATCCAATATTACatgaagtaaaaactaaaaatgagagGGAGGTCCATGCCTTAACTTATGAGTGCTgcacaaaggagaagaaatgtcTTCTGTGTTACCAAATTATACTAGCTATTTTATATGTTATCTCTAATTAAAACAACTCATAGATACGAACTCTGCATTTTAGAAACCAAACCTCagatatattaactaacttgactGAAGCCACAGGACAGGTGGGATTGAAAAATCAGAGGTGTCCTCCTAAAACCATAATGCCATGCAGTTTTCTCTACAAATATGGGTGGATCTAATATATCCAAAGAGAGGATTAGACTTTCCTCAGGATCAGTGATTTCAGAGACAAAGGATGAAATCTGGTAGGGGCAGGTGGCCgaggtttcattttcttctactaGCAGTGATTCTTATTCTTACAGTTTGGTCCTGGGAGCACCAAAACCAGCATCATCTAAGAACTTGTTACAAATGCTAAATTTTGGTCAGTTGAGGGACCAGTCTGTCGTTTAACAAGTCCTCTGGGTGACTCTAATGATGCTAAGGTTTAAAAACCACAGATCTAAGGCATCAAGCTGCTTCATATTTCCCCAGAAGGTAAACTATTCCCCCTTAAATTCATAGAGCATTCTTAGAAACTCTTGATGTCCAGGACATTTAAAGAAGGTCCCCTATTAATAAGTACTTAAATAACTACAGTTGGGTGAAATAGATATTGTAATACTAAGATCTCACCCCCCCAAGCCACTCTAATCTAGAaaaccttcttattttttttctcaaaaagtatTCAGTAAGTGAAAACTACCAGAATGTGATTTAATGGAAGCAGCTCAAAGAGATGCGGGGACCAACTGTATTCAAATTCCAGCATGATAGTTTATGGTTGTGGAGCCTTAGGCAATTAAGTGCATCCCACTGAGCTCAGACTCCCACATATGTCAAAAGAGGagagctattcttttttttttttttttttaatatatgaaatttattgtcaaattggtttccatacaacacccagtgctcatcccaaaaggtgccctgaAGAGGAGAGCTATTCTTGCAAGGTTGTAAGAATTAAGTAGGTGAAGGGCCCAGTGCTGAGCCCTTAACTGTTAACAGTTTTACTAAATTTCTCTTCAGGTCATGGTTCTTGTACTGGCTTTGGCTCTAGACAAAAATAGCCGTGCTGTTTTATTCGTGCATTTTTCACTACTGCTCCCTTCACCTGTAATTCTTCACCCTCTTTCTGTCCCACCCCTCATTCTTTGCGTTATCTTCTTAGGCACCACCACTTTCTCCAGAAAGCCTGATCTCTCTTAGTAACTCATTTCCCAATTAAAACCTCCTTCTCCCAGACTTCCTCCTCTCAGCAAATGGCAGCTCATTACCCAAACCAAATCTTGCAGTTATCCCGAACCCATTATCAAGTTTTCCACTCTACCTCCAGCCACCagcatctctcacctggactacTGTCTCCTAATTGGGCTCCCTGCCTCTACCTTTGCCTTTCTTCAGTCTGTTCTTCACACCAGTAGCCAAAAAGATCCTGTCGAAGCAAGTCAGATCATGCCATTCGTCAGTTTAAAATTCTCCAAAGCCTTTacaactcattcatttattcaacaaatctttattgcatacctattatgtgccaggttctgtagtaggcaataataaaaaaataataaaaatccctggctcacagaactcacatTCTACTGGAGGGCAACATATAGTGTGTtataagtgctatggagaaaactTAAGTGGATAGGGAAAATAGAAGTAAGCATGGCATTGTTGATGATGATTTTAAACAGGAGGATAAAGGAAGGCTTATTTAATAAGCTGATTTtcttattgctatttttaatttttattttatttttttattaaatttttttttaacgtttaaattttatctaaatccaagttagttaacatatagtgtagtaatgattttaggagtattatttagtgattgatcacttacatagaacacccagtgctcatcccagcaagtgctctctttatacccatcacccattttgcccatcgcCCCACCAAACACCCTTCCaacaaccctcagcttgttctctgtatataagagtctcttatggtttgcctccctctctgtttttatcttattttgataAGGCAACTTTGGAGCAGGGACCTGAATGaagttaagagaaagaaagccattcAGGTATCTCAGGGAAAAATCTGCCAGGAAgaacagcaagagcaaaggctctgaggcaagTACCTATAAGGCAAGTTTAAGGAACAAACAGCAAGGGGACCACTGTGACTAGTGTGGAGTGAGAGATTGAaagaataacagaaaatgaagacagagaggTAAAAGATAACAGCCAAAGTCTTCACAATGGCCTGCAAGGCTCTCGATCTGCAGTATCCAATACAGTatccactagccacatgtggctatcaaaattcaaataaaactgaaaattcagtGCCTCGGTTGTACTAGCCACATTACAACCACTCAACAGCCACACGTGGCTGATGGGTAGTGTACTGAACAACACAgatccagaacatttcattctgGATGTTATCTCATCattatctcaaagtatttttgGACAGGTGGTCtctatcagtggttctcaactgggggtggTGATTTGTCCTCCAGGGTACATTTGGCAaattggagatatttttggtAGCCACAGCTGAGGGGAGGAGAtgccactggcatctagtgggtggaggcaaGGGACGCTGTTAAGCGTTCTACAATGCATAgaacagcccccacaacaaagaattatcctgcCCAAAATGGTACTAGTGCCTTGATTGAGAAACCTTTCTCTAGATCAATCTCGTCTGCAACTCTAACCTCACCACCTCCTCCTTGTATAAGCCACTCTGGCCTCTTTCCTACACACCAAGCATTCTGCTTCTTCCTTGGAACCTCTAATGTTGTTTCTTCCTACAACACTCTTCTGTGGTCCATTCAAGTTCCTCAGATCTTTCTTTCAATACTACTTAGAGAAGCCTTTCTTGACAGCCTGTATAAAATAGCAACATTCTCTCCATCCCCCTCCTTTagatatatttttctccatagcaggTCCTGGCACAGAATATAGTTTCTTACATGTTTACTGTCTACTTCCTCCAGCTAGACTGTCATCTACTTGCAACACTCCCAAAACCTCCTTAAAAAAAGGGACTTTGACATTTCTCTGAATCTTCAAATAGTAGCACAGTAGGCACTCTTTAATacttaatgaaaaatgaagaatttttatcTGTTGAGTAAATGATACCCCAAAAACACACACTAGCAAATTAGCCATGCTCTGAATGCCTACACTACATTTACAGTATATTTTACAAGTGATATATAactgtgatattttttaaaaggttaaatttGCTCACGTGTATCTGAAGATATGTGTATTTCATCTACTAAGTGGCAATACTCTAACGAAATATTAACAAATCTAAAATATGCCTAAAATATGGAAGGAGATAGAGCCAAGGTGTTAAGTCTGATTCCTCATCGGGCTCGGTCTAGCAGAACATGTTTCCCTCGAGTGAATGCGAGTTGCTGCCAAACAGTAATAAACAGCTACTATATACGGAGTTCTTTCTAGGTGCCAGGCACCgtccttcacccctcccccctcccccaacccttcgAGGTAGCTAACTCTACTAGGTCCGTTTCGAGATAGGAAACTGAGGGACGAAGAAGCCAAGAAGCGCGTCCGAGGTCACAGTTAGTGAATGGCGGAGTAAAACCCTGGTAACCTGACTTCCAGAATCCTCAACCTTAAAACTGCTCGCGAAACAGCATCGCCTAAAACCAAGCCGGCGAGGACCGGAATGGAAGCAAGAGCCGATCGCAGATTGTTAGAGAGGAAATCAAGAGGGCTTGACATAGGATAGGTGATTTTAACTATTCACAGTATAATGCGAAACAAAAGCGAATTATTTTAACACTGTACTATGTAAGTTAAGAATACCAACTACAGGTGCACCCAACTCAGAATTGGCCGCAGAAGACGTTCAAGCGCTCCCGGGGGTCAGGCCCAGGGGCGGGCAGCAGGCTCCTCCATTGGCCGGCCCCGCGGCATCACGGGAGCTCGTCGTGCGCGGGGACAGCCACCCGCTTTCCACGCACCTGCACCTGCGCAGCCCTCCCAGCCGCTTTTTTGGAGGATGGACTCCTGAAGAGCTCAGGGCTTCTCTTTCTGCAACCAGGTCCCTCAGGGAAGATCGCTGTTCTCCGTGCAAACGCGGTACTTCCCTAAAGTGAGATCCGTTGAAGTCCCCTCTGTCCTGTCCAGCCCGGAACGACAAGTCGGAACACCACATTTCCTGAACTGACCTTGTTGGCAATCACTTCCGCCCAGGCGTTTGGAACACCCGAGGCCCTTTGGCGGCGAACAACAGGCAAGGCACTTCCGGTGTATGTTGCCTAGGCGCCGGCCTGCTGGGCCTGAAGGGACGACGTTGCTGGgtcgtcccctccccccccattttTGGGGGCCGAGATGTCGGGGCTCAGCTACCCAGAGATGGAGGGCTGTCGTAACCTGCTCGGCCTACTAGACAACGATGATATCATGGCCCTGTGCGACACCATCACCAACCGCCTGGTGCAGCCTGAGGACCGCCAAGGTAAGTGCTGACTTCTCCGCGAGAGCGGACACCCCTCCCGAGGCCTCATCCAGACCCCAGGTGGCGGGCGCCTGAGAATAGAGAAGGTGCGACACCTCGCCCCGCGATGGGGCCCGGACCGGGCTGAGGCGGAACTCTCGAGAGTCTCAGCCACCGCCGCTGCTCCGCGGCCGGGGAACCTCCGCGCACCTTCAGGTGGCACTGACCCGCCAGCTCCCTGGGGGAGGTGATGGCACTGGAAAAGGCGCAGCTTCCAGGTTTTATGTGTTGGGTGTTAGGGgcatatgcttatttttttcgAGAATTGAAGTGTACGTGAATAGTCGGTTTTTTTCAAAACTTCCGGGGAGCCAGCGTGTTTTCCATTTTGCGTCTCGATTCAGCTGGGGAGTGTTAGCTGGTGAGCCGAGCGAGGAGTCAGCTGCTGCTCATGTTTGTCTCTCCGAGCTTGCGGGAGGAGATCTTAAACACTTTGTTTCCTGGGTAAAACAGCTGCTGTAATAAAAGAGCAGATCGTTTGCATCCGTGTCTCTTTTTGgatccagttgtttttttttttttttttttttctgagatgatTTTGAGCAATAGGAATACATTATTTTCAGAGCCAAACAAACATTTCGGTAGATTTGAGCGTTATTAATATTAAGCCTGATTTGTAACTACTCCACATAAAAGTGTAATCAAGAAGCTTAAGTGTTTATTTCGCTTGGTATATCATCTGGAgagctttattttaaatttgctgaattttactttaaaatgtgaaaattccaGACTGCTATGTTAGTATGACTTCAATATCTACAAAAGgttgtgctttttaaaactgtgttGCTCTGCTTTTAAGTCGGATTTACATTtccatttaaagaaatcattcacTTGAAACTTCGAACcatgaacattaaaagaagaaattcctAAGACTTTAGACTGAACATAGTTTTAGACTTATATGTAGTTCTTCAGCACTTAAATATTTCACATGCTACTCACACCTAAACAGGGTGTGAATTTAAAATTGATAGATAAAAATGCTGGATTTAATTGATGGTGGGTCTAAAagtaaataaggaaaagagatgttaaatgatttgaaaagatacttgttagagaggaagaaaataattagcatatgaaaagataacttctttaaaaagcagtgaaatgaaaaccaaaaacagtGTCTTTTCAGTCTACCATTGTGGCAAAAAAATGAAACGCGTAAATGTCATAAATGATGGTCTTGCAGAGCAACTTTTTGACAGTTATTGGAGGAGTGTAAATtagaactttggaaaacaggtttAACAGTATCTCCAAAATTGGAAGATTTGCTTAATTCTGGGCTCATATTCTGCACCTGAGCTTCTCAAACTACTGTGCCTGTGACTCAGTCCCTCAGGGATCTTGTGAAAATGCAAACTCTGATTCAGTAGTTTCGGGATAGCCCCAGAAATTCAGGATTTCTgacaagctcccagatgatgctcATGCTGCTTGCCCCAAGTCTTAGTTCTGCCACTTCTTGGAAGCATGATTGTTGATACCTTATATATCCTCAGCTTTCATTATTTGTAGAGTGAGGAGATTAAAAGTCATTGCATATCTAAAATACTGTAATGTTAGCTATGTTAGAGATTATAAATGAATTTAGGTCCATTGgccttcttagaaaaaaaaaatttttctctggctccatttttttcttaaaccatgtcacttaaaagaaaatgcaaaaattttaCTATCTTACGAGAAGTGAAAGGAAGAGGTAAATAAGGTAGGGAagtttaaaacataaagaaattttttaaatttatttattttcaacatttatttattgttgagagacagaaccagcaggggaagggaagaaagagagggagacacagaatctgaagcagtcttcaggctctgagctgtcagcacagagcccaaggtggggctcaaacccacgaaccacgagatcatgacctgagctgaagtcagacgcttaactgactgagccacccaggcgccccaagaaaattatttttaaaacccaaactTGATAACCcacttcctgttttgttttgttttttttaagtttatttattttgagagagaaagagtgtgagcagaggaggggcagggagagaggagagaatccaacaggctctgcgctgtcggcttagagccagacatggggcttgaacccatgaaccttgagatcatgacctgagctgaaacccaagagttagatgcttaactgactgacccaggcgccccccacttcTTGGTTTTGTTAAAATAACCATCTCATGCCAAAGCAATGCCATGAcaagaatttataaatattatttgataGGGTTTCTGCTGACCTTGGACCGATTTACATGACTTAGGGTTTTctactaatttttattatttccttccagatGCCATTCGTGCAATATTAGTGTACAGTCAAAGTGTAGAAGAGCTTTTGAGGCGTAAGAAAGTCCACCGGGAAGTCATATTTAAGTACTTGGCAACACAGGGGGTTATTATACCTCCGGCTACTGAAAAACACAATCTTATTCAGCATGCAAAGGATTACTGGAAAAGGCAGTTACAGCCAAAATTGAAGGAAACACCAGAGCCAGTTAAGACAGAGGACATGAGACTCTTTCAACAGGTAAAATCCATCTTACAGTTATACCCTAAGTCATAGTTCTGTCTAAACTCTGTAGATAATCCTAGATCACTGGGAACATGGCtaatactattttgttttttataattttagctttacTCCATATCCTTTGCATCCTAGAGGAAGATAAGTAAAGCAcctaaagaaaggaaatatttttgacatttagtAATATACATAAAAGATTGTATTGATTTATGAGGGAAAAATGCTTTTATCACTTTATCAAATGAAGACTATTGGATTTGTAAAGAGAGTGGATAAACTGCagtttccatttaattttcatttagctTCTGATTCTCTAATGTTTTTGTTCACTTTAAAGGAATGCTATTATAGCCCTTTCTCATTTTGAAGACTTTCTTTGATATTAAATTGATATTAGATTGTAAATTCCATgagaaaaacttaaatattttttaaatttgatttttttttttttttttttttttttttagctaggaAAAATCCTCTTGTAATAATTTCCTTCAGGTCACATTggctgtttctatttctttgtatctccagTGTATGTTTTAGATACTGTGTGAATATTTAAATGCTGATTGTATGAATGCTAGGTAATTTATAAAGTTTAAACTACAAACTTTGAATCAGTGAAGTTTTACAGTGAGAGGTATTTGCTTTCATATTAGGAAAGAATCTAAGCTTTTTTAATGTGCTTAGAAAGGATGCCAACTCTGAAATCATACGGGTGTGACTTAAAAATAGGGTGTGCCATATGCTAGGTGTGAATGACAGCAAGTAACTTGACCTTTCTGAGCCCTGTTTACTTTATCTATAAAGCCCACATATGATAGTTTCTATGTCACAAGGTTCATGAAGATAGAAGGAAATAGAATATAAGTgccaagcacagagcctaatatATTCAATCAAAGATGCTCTGTCAATACAAGATCTCTTACCATCAAAATGAGTTACTATACTCTGGAACACATAGATGAATAAAATCTAGCCTCTCAGGTATGTTTTTTgcaataacattttctttgaaaaaaagagaaataacaatataaaattaatcCCAATCCTAAAAAGTAATGTATTTCAATCATATTAGATTTGTCTGTTTAAAGATAGTGAAAATGCTCATTTATTATCTACGATATTGTAGTAGTTTAAATGCAACAGCGTATGCATTTAAAGCATACAGTTTGAAGGTTTTGACAGACATTTGTGAAACCGCTGCCACATATAAGAGAAAATGCTTACATAAATCATTATTGACTGTTCATGCTGATATTTTGAGAGGCTTTATTAACCTTAATTTCTTAGCtgaattttcatgtgtttaagCTGGGAAAttgtaaaatgatttttcccctttttggaaAAACACTTGACTTTTTGCATGATGGTTTCAGTGGGTTCACCTGTAGTTCGTTTAGCTTCTGCTGTACTCCGTATACTCAAACTTACCTCTAAAATGGGCCAGATAGAAAAAAATACGAGAACtaacctttgttttattttatattttatttatcttaatcagccggaaaaagaagataagaaagCTGAAAAAGTTGATTTTCGTCGATTAGGAGAAGAATTCTGTCACTGGTTCTTTGAACTTCTTAATTCTCAGAATCCTTTCCTGGGACCGCCTCAAGATGAATGGGGGCCACAGCACTTCTGGCACGATGTCAAGCTTAGGTTTTATTACAACACCTCTGAACAAAATGTGATAGACTACTGTGGAGCAGAAATTGTAAGCCTTCGTCTGCTGTCACTAGTGAAAGAAGAGTATCTTTTTCTCAGTCCCAATCTAGATGCCAGTGGACTGAAATGTGCTTCTTCTCCCCATGGTCTAGTTATGGTTGGAGTTGCTGGGACTGTCCACCGAGGGAACACTTGTTTGGGCATTTTTGAACAAATTTTTGGACTCATACGCTGCCCTTTTGtggaaaatacttggaaaatcaAATTTATCAACCTGAGAATTATTGGAGAGGGTTCTCTTGCTCCTGGAACATTAATGAAACCAGCTATTACATTCGAACCTGGTGATCTAGAGAGCTTTTATAACGTAATTACTTCATGTGGTTCCAACGAAATACAAGTTGATGTAAGGCAGGCATTGGATAGTGGAACTGGAGACCAAGCTTTATGCAGTGGAGATGAGGCATTGTTGAACAAAAGAGAACTGAGTTTACCCAACCCTCTAAAGCATTGAGCACTGTATGTCAGtctaaaaaatacagaaactctTCCAAATATCACATCAGTAATGTTTAAGTGATTTCAGATGGGAGGATTGACATATTTTAGTTGAAATATCTTTCTTGACTACAGACTAATATATTATGTGAATACTTGACTCTTTCTACCTGAGTTGCAGCCAATGTTCTGAAAGCTTAATGCAGGTCAtcaaataaatcccactttagaTGGTATAACTAACGGTGTGCCTTAGAAACCAGGTAATACTTTCATTTTACTTAGTGAGTATTCTAATATCTGTACTTTTCATATGAGAGAGATTTAATGTAAACTCAAAAGTTATCATTTTAGGAAACTTGAGTAACGTTCTCACGAAAAAGTCCAATAATTTAGCAGGTAGATAAAAAAttactttccctttttaaaatttgaggaacatttttcaaaagttacCTGTAGTAGTCCAAGCTGATCAAAGCCTTCAG
Encoded here:
- the CC2H3orf38 gene encoding uncharacterized protein C3orf38 homolog, with the protein product MSGLSYPEMEGCRNLLGLLDNDDIMALCDTITNRLVQPEDRQDAIRAILVYSQSVEELLRRKKVHREVIFKYLATQGVIIPPATEKHNLIQHAKDYWKRQLQPKLKETPEPVKTEDMRLFQQPEKEDKKAEKVDFRRLGEEFCHWFFELLNSQNPFLGPPQDEWGPQHFWHDVKLRFYYNTSEQNVIDYCGAEIVSLRLLSLVKEEYLFLSPNLDASGLKCASSPHGLVMVGVAGTVHRGNTCLGIFEQIFGLIRCPFVENTWKIKFINLRIIGEGSLAPGTLMKPAITFEPGDLESFYNVITSCGSNEIQVDVRQALDSGTGDQALCSGDEALLNKRELSLPNPLKH